From the Roseibium salinum genome, one window contains:
- a CDS encoding LysE family translocator, with protein MLPDFVPSVSVLAAFTVAALVLAVTPGPDMTFFMSKTLTQGRKAGIAAVLGATAGLVIHTVLAAIGVSALLAASALAFTVLKIVGAAYLIWLAFQAVRNGSSFRLDPIEASRQPLHRVWLQGLGINILNPKIVLFFVTFLPQFVSATDPYAVEKLLFLGSYFLALGLPICLLMVTGASAFAGALKSSPKVMRAFDWVFAGIMGSFALKLLAAKASN; from the coding sequence ATGCTTCCCGATTTCGTTCCGTCCGTTTCCGTCCTTGCTGCCTTCACCGTAGCAGCCTTGGTGCTGGCCGTTACTCCGGGGCCGGACATGACCTTCTTTATGAGCAAGACGCTCACCCAGGGCCGCAAGGCCGGCATTGCCGCCGTTCTGGGCGCAACCGCCGGGCTGGTCATTCACACCGTGCTTGCCGCCATCGGCGTATCCGCCTTGCTGGCGGCATCGGCGCTGGCCTTTACCGTCCTGAAGATCGTCGGGGCGGCCTATCTGATCTGGCTTGCCTTTCAGGCTGTCCGCAACGGCTCGTCCTTCAGGCTTGACCCGATCGAGGCCTCGCGGCAACCGCTTCACAGGGTTTGGCTGCAAGGACTCGGCATCAACATTCTCAACCCGAAAATCGTCCTGTTCTTCGTAACCTTTCTGCCGCAATTCGTCAGTGCGACGGATCCGTACGCCGTTGAGAAGCTGCTGTTCCTTGGCAGCTATTTTCTGGCGCTCGGCCTGCCGATATGTCTCTTGATGGTGACAGGTGCCAGCGCGTTTGCAGGAGCTCTGAAATCGTCTCCCAAAGTCATGCGCGCCTTTGACTGGGTCTTTGCAGGCATCATGGGCAGCTTTGCGCTCAAGCTGCTGGCCGCCAAGGCATCGAACTGA